From Candidatus Eisenbacteria bacterium:
ATCTACCTGATGCTGCGCGTGATGGGCGGCGGACGCGGCCGGCTGCTGCGCTACGAACAGTCCCCCGAGGAGGATTCCGCCTCGGTGGTGACCTACGCCGCCATCGCCTTCGAGGCCGACGGCCGCGCCTGAAGGGCGGGGCCGCGAGGAGCGCCGTGGGGGCGGACACGACCGCACATGCCGGGCCGGAAGGGCCGGCGTTCACCTGGGCCCGGTTCCGGTCCTACGTGAAGCTGGAGCACACGCTCTTCTCCGTGCCGGTGCTGCTGGCGGCGGCGGTGCTGGCGGCAGGCGGCCTGCCGCCGTGGGACCGCGTCCTGGTCACCCTGGTGGCCGCGGCGGGGGCGCGCACCGCGGGCATGAGCCTCAACCGGATCGTGGACCGCCGCCTGGACGCGCTCAATCCGCGGACCGCCGCGCGCGAGCTTCCGGCGGGCAGGATCTCGCTGCCGCAGGCGTGGATCGCCACCGTGGCGGCGCTGCTGGTGTACGAGGCCGGTGCGTTCTACCTGGCCCCGGTGTGCGTGGCGCTCTCGCCGCTGCCGGTGCTGGTGTTCTGGGGTTACCCGTACCTGAAGCGGTTCACGCCGCTGGCGCATTTCGGGGTGGGCCTGGCGCTGGCGTTGGCGCCGCTTGGGGCGTACCTCGCGGTGCGCCCGGACCCGGGGCCGGCGCTGCGCGGGGCCGCGCCACTGGCGCTGTTCACCTTCTTCTGGGTCAGCGGGTTCGACATCATCTACTCCACGATGGACGAGGCTTCCGACCGGCGCAACGGATTGCACTCGATGCCCGCGGACCTGGGCGCGCGCCGGGCGCTGGCGGTCTCGGCGGCGCTGCACGCGCTGGCCTTCGCCGCGCTGGGCTGGCTGACGTTCACCCGCCTGCACGGGCCCGTCGCGTGGGTGGCGCTGGCGGGTTGCGGCGCGCTGCTGCTGCTGGAGCACCGGAACGCCACCGACGTGAACCTGGCGTTCTTCAAGTTCAACGCCTGGCTGAGTTTCGCGGTGCTGGCGCTGGTGCTGGCCGGCGTGTTCCTGGGATAGGAGACCCGAGTGTCCGTGCTGGTGGCCATCAGCGGAGCGTCCGGGGCGCCCTACGCGGTGCGCTTCCTGCAGCGCTGCCCGGGTGAGAAGGACCTGGTGGTCTCGCGCTGGGCGCGCGAGATCCTGCGCGACGAGTGCGGTCTGACCCTGGACGACCTGCGCCCGCTGGTGCGCAACATCTACCCGCCGGAGAACGCCATGGCCACGCCCCCGGCGTCGGGCTCAAACCGCTACGAGGCCATGGTGGTGATCCCGTGCAGCGTGGCCACCCTGGCCCGCATCCGCCACGGGCTGGCCGACACCCTGCTCACTCGCGCCGCCGAGACCATGCTCAAGGAGCGCCGGCGGCTGGTGCTGTGCGTGCGCGAGACGCCGCTGTCCACCGCCGCGCTGGAGAACGCCGCGTGGCTGTCGCACGAGGGGGTGGTGGTGATGCCCGCCGCGCCCCCGTTCTACAAGCACCCCGCCTCGCTGGAAGAGCTGGTGGACCACTTCGTGGACAAGGTGCTGGGGGTGCTCGGCGTGGCCGACCCGCGGCCCTTCGAGGGGCTCCGGCCCGCCGCGGCTGGCGAGGCGTCCCTGCGCCTGGTTCCCGGCGCCGGCGAGGCCGGCCCGCGGGCCGGGGAGCCGCAACCCGGCGGTGGTGCGGACGAGGGGGAGTCCGAGTGAGCTTCCGCAACCTCCGCGACTACCTGGCCGCGCTGGACCGCGACGGGGACCTCAAGCGGGTCTCGGTGCCGGTGAGCTCCCACCTCGAGATCACCGAGATCGCCCGCCGTGCAATCCTGCACGGCGGGCCGGCGATCCTCTTCGAGAAGGTGGAGGGTGCGGATTACCCCGTGGCCATTAACCTGTACGCCACCGACCGCCGCATGGAGCGGGCGCTGCGCGGCCACCCCGCGGAATTGGGCGAGGCATTCACCCGGCTGGCGCACGCCTTCCAGCCACCGAAGCCCGGCGCCATCTGGCGGGAGCGCGGCACGCTGCTGCGCGGCCTGGCCATGCGGCCGCCGCGGCTGGCGCCCGGCCCCGCGCAGCAGGTGGTGGAGGAACCCGACCTGGACCGGCTGCCAATCCTGAAATGCTGGCCCGGGGACGGCGGCCCGTTCATCACTTTTCCCCTGGTGCTCACGCGCAGCCCCTCGGACGGCCGGCGCAACCTGGGCACGTATCGCCTGCACAAGTTCGACGCGCGCACCACCGGGGCGCACTGGCAGATCATGAAAGGCGGCGGGTACCACTACGTGGAGGCCGAGAAGCTGGGCCGGCCTCTGCCCATGGCGGTGGTCCTGGGCGGCGACCCGGCGCTGATGTTCTCGGCCATCTGCCCGCTGCCCGAGGGCGTGGACGAGGTGGCCTTCGCGGGATTCCTGCGCGGCTGCCCGGTGCCGATGGCCCGGGGCGCGAGCGTGCCCCTGGAGGTGCCCTCGGAGGCCGAGTTCATCCTCGAGGGCTTCGTGCCCCCGCACGAGCGGCGCGTGGAGGGTCCCTTCGGCGACCACTTCGGCCACTACTCGGCCGCCGCGGCGTTCCCGGTGTTCCATCTCTCGAAGGTCACGCGCCGCCGCGACGCCATCTACCCGGCGACGGTGGTGGGCCAGCCGCCCATGGAGGACAAGTTCCTGGGCAACGCGGTGCAGCTGCTGTTCAAGCCCATCCTCAGGATCCTGCATCCCGAGCTGTGCGACATGTGGACCTACTACGAGACCGGCTTCCACAATCTGCTGGTGGTCTCCGTGGACAGCCGCTATGCCAAGGAGGCGGTGAAGACCGCACTGTCCCTGCTCGGCGAAGGCCAGCTGGGCCTCACCAAGATCGCCGTGGTGGTGGACCCCGACGTGGATGTGCGCGACTTCCGCGCGGTGCTGCGCGCGCTGCGCGAGCACTTCCGCCCGGAGGAGGACTTCCTGCTGCTGCCGGGACTGCCGCTGGACACGCTGGACTTCACCTCGTGCCGGCTGAACCTGGGCTCGAGGATGATCCTCGACGCCACGCGACGGCGCGACGGCGCCTCGCAGCGCGTGGTGGCGGAGGATCCGGCCCCCGCGCGTCCCCCGGGCAGCGTGGATCCGCGCGCGGTGGACCCGCGGGTGCTCGCCTCGTCCGTGGCGGAGGACACGTGGCTCACGGTGCAGGTCGCGCGCGACCCGCGCGAGGTGCTGCGCAGGCTCCTCGACGCCCCGCTGGACCCGCGGATCCGCTTCGTGGTCGCGGTGAGCCCGGACGTGCCGCTGGACGATCCGGTGCTGTGGCTGTGGGGCATGTTCACGCGCTTCGACGC
This genomic window contains:
- a CDS encoding UbiA family prenyltransferase, giving the protein MGADTTAHAGPEGPAFTWARFRSYVKLEHTLFSVPVLLAAAVLAAGGLPPWDRVLVTLVAAAGARTAGMSLNRIVDRRLDALNPRTAARELPAGRISLPQAWIATVAALLVYEAGAFYLAPVCVALSPLPVLVFWGYPYLKRFTPLAHFGVGLALALAPLGAYLAVRPDPGPALRGAAPLALFTFFWVSGFDIIYSTMDEASDRRNGLHSMPADLGARRALAVSAALHALAFAALGWLTFTRLHGPVAWVALAGCGALLLLEHRNATDVNLAFFKFNAWLSFAVLALVLAGVFLG
- a CDS encoding UbiX family flavin prenyltransferase; protein product: MSVLVAISGASGAPYAVRFLQRCPGEKDLVVSRWAREILRDECGLTLDDLRPLVRNIYPPENAMATPPASGSNRYEAMVVIPCSVATLARIRHGLADTLLTRAAETMLKERRRLVLCVRETPLSTAALENAAWLSHEGVVVMPAAPPFYKHPASLEELVDHFVDKVLGVLGVADPRPFEGLRPAAAGEASLRLVPGAGEAGPRAGEPQPGGGADEGESE
- a CDS encoding UbiD family decarboxylase, with translation MSFRNLRDYLAALDRDGDLKRVSVPVSSHLEITEIARRAILHGGPAILFEKVEGADYPVAINLYATDRRMERALRGHPAELGEAFTRLAHAFQPPKPGAIWRERGTLLRGLAMRPPRLAPGPAQQVVEEPDLDRLPILKCWPGDGGPFITFPLVLTRSPSDGRRNLGTYRLHKFDARTTGAHWQIMKGGGYHYVEAEKLGRPLPMAVVLGGDPALMFSAICPLPEGVDEVAFAGFLRGCPVPMARGASVPLEVPSEAEFILEGFVPPHERRVEGPFGDHFGHYSAAAAFPVFHLSKVTRRRDAIYPATVVGQPPMEDKFLGNAVQLLFKPILRILHPELCDMWTYYETGFHNLLVVSVDSRYAKEAVKTALSLLGEGQLGLTKIAVVVDPDVDVRDFRAVLRALREHFRPEEDFLLLPGLPLDTLDFTSCRLNLGSRMILDATRRRDGASQRVVAEDPAPARPPGSVDPRAVDPRVLASSVAEDTWLTVQVARDPREVLRRLLDAPLDPRIRFVVAVSPDVPLDDPVLWLWGMFTRFDAARDVFFESCDLVHAAAVPHGRMAIDATWKQGFPEPLVMSGEIVKRVDARWKEYGL